In Verrucomicrobiota bacterium, a single genomic region encodes these proteins:
- a CDS encoding RHS repeat-associated core domain-containing protein, protein MIIYANLRLNSALTHTDSTGNLRGVWDYDPYGRVSNNLVTSNAVDSDFKFTGHFYHEKSKLHLTLYRAYDADTGRWISRDPIAEAGGINLYGYVSNNPVNWVDQWGLEVRLESHSVIPSKDHAKITIIPKNQLKWSKHSEFYNKTKDGKAYATIGAGPEDGGKLVSHLNRKTDLKRDKNTYSETIECPKNMTEDQFISSLLKSDRNYSDNLDYDLLPAESGGDQSWYLPDDSYNSNSYVSGLLNATGAKRPSAQPSKNPGWYKPVPSSNFK, encoded by the coding sequence GTGATAATCTACGCTAACCTGCGGTTAAACTCTGCTCTGACTCACACCGACAGCACGGGCAATTTGCGCGGGGTATGGGATTATGATCCTTATGGGCGGGTATCGAATAACCTCGTGACGAGTAACGCGGTGGATTCCGACTTTAAATTCACGGGACATTTCTATCATGAGAAGAGCAAATTGCACCTGACACTTTACCGGGCGTATGACGCTGACACGGGAAGATGGATAAGCCGCGATCCGATTGCGGAAGCTGGAGGGATTAACCTTTATGGGTATGTCTCCAATAATCCGGTGAACTGGGTCGATCAGTGGGGGTTGGAAGTGCGTCTTGAATCGCATTCTGTTATACCTAGTAAAGATCATGCAAAGATTACCATTATTCCTAAAAATCAGCTGAAATGGTCAAAACATTCAGAGTTTTATAATAAGACTAAAGATGGCAAGGCATATGCCACAATTGGTGCGGGACCAGAAGATGGTGGTAAGCTGGTGAGTCACTTGAATCGTAAGACTGATCTTAAACGGGATAAAAATACATATTCGGAAACTATTGAATGCCCAAAAAACATGACAGAGGATCAATTTATAAGTTCATTATTAAAATCTGACAGAAATTACTCTGACAATTTAGATTATGATTTGCTGCCAGCGGAGAGTGGTGGAGATCAGAGCTGGTATCTGCCGGATGACAGTTATAACTCCAATTCATACGTTTCTGGTCTTTTGAATGCAACAGGAGCAAAAAGGCCATCAGCTCAACCTTCTAAAAATCCTGGATGGTACAAACCTGTGCCATCAAGCAATTTTAAATAA